The genome window TTCAACACCCACCAGGGCAAGCTCGACCCCTTCGACCTCATGAAGATGGCGGAGCTGCGCGATTCCGAGGGCCGCGGCTACCGGCCCCTGGACTGGAAGGTGACTTACGAGAGCGGAGACAAGCATCACAGGGAAGGCATCCTCAGGTTCGAGCGCGCGCCCATGGGTGAGTCCATGGAGCTGGTCATGCGGGGGCTGCCGGGCCGCAGGGAGAGGGTCTTTTACTGGAAGCTGCCCATACCGCCGTTTGAAAAGGGAGATAAGCGATGAGACTGCTTTCAGCGGGGACGCCGCTGCGGCTGCTGGCGGCCTTCGTCGTCGCGGCCGCGCTCCTTGTGCAGGCAGGCTGCGATGACGGCGGACGGGAGAGTCCGCTGCGAAAGAACCTGCCCAACGAGGGGGACCCGGCCCCGGACTTTACGCTCAGGAGCTTCGACGGCGAAGAGATCGCCCTTTCCACCCTCAAGGGCTCGCCGGTGGTGCTCAACTTCTGGGCCTCCTGGTGCGGGCCCTGCCGCTCCGAGGCCGAAGACCTGGAAAAGGTATGGCAGGAGTTCCGCGGCTCCGGCGTGCGTTTCATAGGCGTGGCCATCCAGGATACGGAAGAGAAGGCGACGGCCTTCATCGAGGAGTTCGGCCTCACCTACCCGAACGGCCTCGACGATTCGGGAGAGATAGCGGCGGCCTACAAGATATACGGCGTGCCCAAGACCTTCGTAATCGACCGGCAGGGACGTTTCTCCTACATACACATGGGCGCCATAAAGGCCGCCATACTGGTGGAAGCGATAAAGGAGGTCCTTTGACGGGGGCTTCCGTCACGGGGGATCAGCGCGGGGAGGCGTGAAGATGCGCGTCATCGCCATACTCTCGGTCCTGTGTTCGCTCCTTCTGGGGTGCGACACCGGAGGAGGCGGGCCCGGCGTGCTGGCTACGGGCCGGGCGCCGGACTTCACGCTCACCCTCACCACCGGCGAGAAGGTGACGAAGCGGGACTTCGCGGGCAGGCCCCTGGTGCTGGTCTTCATGGCCGAGTGGTGTCCCTGCTCCAACGAGTCTGCGCCGGTCTTCAAGGAGGCCTACGAGAGGTACCACCCCCGGGGGGTCGAGTTCCTCCTCATAGGCTTCCAGGACTCGCGCTCCAAGTTCCGGCGGTTCGTCGAGAGGGAGCGTTTCCCCTTCCCCGCAGGCTACGACGAGGGCGACGCCATAGGCGCAAGCTACGGCGTCAACGCCCCGCCCACGACCTTCTTCATCGGCCCCGACGGCGCGATCCGCAATGCCTACTACGGCAAGATCGACGACATCAACGTGCTCGTCACCTGGATAGAACAGCTCCTCGACGAGCCCCCGGCCGGAGCCGGGGGGACGGGCGGGGCGTGAGGCGGGGGAGGGAGCGGATACGACCATGGCGCCCGGTTACTTTGAGACCTTTTTCGGCGGATTCGCCGCGTTCTTTTCGGTCTGGCAGCTCTGCATATTCCAGGTAACGCCCTTTTACATCGCCTTCATGGTGGCGGCCCGCCTCCTTTCGCGCCGGGGCGGCCGGGGGAGCTCGGGCGCGGTCCTCGCGGTGACCGCCTTGGGCCTTGCCGTCTCTTTCAGCCTCGTCTTCGGTATCATGGGGGTGCCCCACGTGGGCGTGGGCGGTGTGATACTGAGAAACCTCAAGCTCTTGAAGCTGCTCGCCGGCGCCTTCATCATCGTTAGCGCCGCGGTGCTCATGCTGCCGGCCCTCAGGGTCGGCGTCGGCGTCCGGACGGCCGCCGCGCTTTCACCCCTCGCCGGCGCGGCCTTCGCCATCGGATACTCGCCCTGCATCTCGCCCGCCCTGGCGGCGGCTCTCAACTTCGCAAGGAGCCCGGACGGAGGCGGCAGGGGGCTTGTGCTGGTCGTCCTTTACGGCGCCGGCATGGCGGCGGCGCTCACGCTCACAGGCGCGGCCTTCATGGCCGCGGCCGGATGGCTTGCGGCCCGCAGGCGCACCGCAAGGGTGCCCGCCGCCGGTCTCGTCGCCGCCGCCGCCGTCTACATGACCATGGGCGTTCTGCTCGTCACGGGACTGATGCTGCGCTACAAGGCCTTTCTGGTGAACTTTTTCTGACGGCCGCCGGCGGGCCGGCGAAGCCGTGATCGATTGCCCTGGGGGAAACTTTCTGTGGAAGGGCCACAGGCCCACGTTTCCGTCAGTGCAATAAATCAGAGTTTCCCAAAAAGTTTCCGCGGGGAGATTGATCGGGCTTTCCCTGAGTTGTGGGCGGGCCGCAGCGGAGGCCGGAGGAGATACCCTTTGGAGAGCCGTTTCAGCGCCGCCGCCATGGCGGTCCTCGAAAGGCGTTACCTCGCCCGGGACGAATCGGGCGAGGTGGTGGAGACGCCGGAGGAGATGTTCCGCCGCGTGGCGGCCAACGTGGCGTCGGCCGAGAGAAAGTGGGGCGGCGGGGACGAAGCGGCCCGCTGGGAAGGGCTCTTTTTCGAGGCCATGAGCGGGCTCGAGTTCCTCCCCAACTCGCCGACGCTCATGAACGCAGGGCGCACGCTCCAGCAGCTCGCCGCCTGTTTCGTCCTTCCCGTGGAGGACTCCATCGAGTCCATCTTCGAGGCCGTGAAGCTCGCGGCCGTCATCCACCAGTCCGGCGGCGGCACGGGCTTTTCCTTCAGCCGCCTGAGACCGGAGAACGACATCGTGAGCTCCACCGGCGGGCTCTCGAGCGGCCCCCTCTCCTTCATGCGGGTCTTCGACGCCGCCACCGACGCCATCCGCCAGGGAGGGGCGCGCCGGGGCGCCAACATGGCCGTGCTGAGCATAGACCACCCCGACGTGGAGAAGTTCATAAGGGCCAAGGGCAGCCCCGGCGAGTTCCACAACTTCAACCTCTCGGTGGCCGTGACCGACGCCTTCATGGAGACGGCGCGAACCGGCGGGGAACACCGTCTCGTAAACCCGCGCACCGGCGAGCAGGCGGCCGTGAAGGATGCGGCCGGGCTCCTCGAGCTCCTCTGCCGCAACGCCTGGGAGTGCGGAGAGCCCGGCGTGCTCTTCATGGACGCCGTCAACAGGGCGAACCCCACGCCGCGGACAGGGACCATCGAGGCGACCAACCCCTGCGGCGAGCAGCCGCTCCTCCCCTACGAGGCATGCAACCTGGGCTCCATCAACCTATCGCGCATGGTGCGAAACGGGCCGGCCGGGCCGGAGATAGACTACCGGCGGCTCGGAGAGCTCACGGAGCTCGCCGTGCGCTTCCTCGACGACGTGATCGAGGTCAACCGCTACCCGGCCCCTCCCATAGAGGCGGCCACGAGGCTCAACAGAAAGATCGGCCTCGGTGTCATGGGCCTTGCCGACATGTTCATAAGACTCGGCCTCGTCTACGGGAGCGACGAGAGCCTCTCGGTGGCCGGGGAGCTCATGACCTTCATAGGCGAACGCGCCAGGGCGGCCTCCCGCGCCCTCGCCTCCAGCCGCGGCCCGTTCCCCAACTTCAGGG of Deltaproteobacteria bacterium contains these proteins:
- a CDS encoding TlpA family protein disulfide reductase — protein: MKMRVIAILSVLCSLLLGCDTGGGGPGVLATGRAPDFTLTLTTGEKVTKRDFAGRPLVLVFMAEWCPCSNESAPVFKEAYERYHPRGVEFLLIGFQDSRSKFRRFVERERFPFPAGYDEGDAIGASYGVNAPPTTFFIGPDGAIRNAYYGKIDDINVLVTWIEQLLDEPPAGAGGTGGA
- a CDS encoding TlpA family protein disulfide reductase, which translates into the protein MRLLSAGTPLRLLAAFVVAAALLVQAGCDDGGRESPLRKNLPNEGDPAPDFTLRSFDGEEIALSTLKGSPVVLNFWASWCGPCRSEAEDLEKVWQEFRGSGVRFIGVAIQDTEEKATAFIEEFGLTYPNGLDDSGEIAAAYKIYGVPKTFVIDRQGRFSYIHMGAIKAAILVEAIKEVL
- a CDS encoding adenosylcobalamin-dependent ribonucleoside-diphosphate reductase — its product is MESRFSAAAMAVLERRYLARDESGEVVETPEEMFRRVAANVASAERKWGGGDEAARWEGLFFEAMSGLEFLPNSPTLMNAGRTLQQLAACFVLPVEDSIESIFEAVKLAAVIHQSGGGTGFSFSRLRPENDIVSSTGGLSSGPLSFMRVFDAATDAIRQGGARRGANMAVLSIDHPDVEKFIRAKGSPGEFHNFNLSVAVTDAFMETARTGGEHRLVNPRTGEQAAVKDAAGLLELLCRNAWECGEPGVLFMDAVNRANPTPRTGTIEATNPCGEQPLLPYEACNLGSINLSRMVRNGPAGPEIDYRRLGELTELAVRFLDDVIEVNRYPAPPIEAATRLNRKIGLGVMGLADMFIRLGLVYGSDESLSVAGELMTFIGERARAASRALASSRGPFPNFRGSIYDRPGARPLRNATVTTIAPTGTLSIIAGVSSGIEPLYAVSYRRRMLDDLEMELVSPLFVETAEKGGFLSEDLVKHIEAGGSIRERPDVPDEVKRLFVTALEVDPLDHVRMQAAFQRHTDNAVSKTVNLPDSATVEDVRRVVVTAHELGCKGVTVYRSGTRAGQVLACQGARPC